The following are from one region of the Luteibaculum oceani genome:
- the aroA gene encoding 3-phosphoshikimate 1-carboxyvinyltransferase, with translation MRPTLSIPPFKYSGEIIAPASKSVLQRAIAIASLQPRKTIITGYTPSNDVEAALEIASRIGASWEINDRELQIIGTKNVDLETIEINCGEAGLSTRMFAPIVATLSRQCSISGEGSLLYRPLPGIIDALEQLGTRVKSNNEKLPIFTEGKAQAQNISIDGSHSSQLLTGLLIALSHQPLKTKISVSNLKSIPYAQMTLDLLQEFGIHIENREFKEFVIPPFNPSLTQDIHIHAEGDWSGAAFHVVGAAISGKVKLLGLDINSSQADMQIIHAIDKAGARWSWNQEEKSITVEKNQLNAFEFDATHCPDLFPPLAVLAANCKGTSVIHGTHRLTHKESNRALTIQEELSRLDIAVELENNTMKIHGFPVHSGSISSRNDHRIAMMGATFAAVSKAPIIIEKPSAVQKSYPSFFNDIEPMFSNISN, from the coding sequence ATGCGACCTACCCTAAGCATTCCCCCCTTTAAGTACAGCGGAGAAATAATTGCACCCGCATCAAAAAGTGTTTTACAAAGAGCTATTGCCATTGCCAGCCTCCAACCACGGAAAACGATAATAACTGGATACACCCCAAGTAATGATGTAGAAGCAGCTTTGGAAATAGCTAGCAGAATTGGTGCCAGCTGGGAAATAAACGATCGTGAACTGCAAATTATCGGCACAAAAAATGTCGACCTGGAAACCATAGAGATAAACTGTGGAGAAGCAGGTTTAAGCACTCGAATGTTTGCTCCCATAGTTGCAACGCTATCTAGGCAATGCAGCATTTCCGGTGAGGGATCCCTTTTATACCGCCCCCTACCTGGTATTATCGACGCGCTGGAGCAGCTGGGAACACGAGTGAAATCCAATAATGAGAAACTACCCATTTTTACTGAAGGAAAAGCCCAAGCTCAAAATATCAGTATTGATGGTTCGCACAGCTCGCAACTGCTTACAGGATTGCTAATTGCGTTATCCCATCAACCCCTAAAAACAAAAATCTCAGTTAGCAACCTTAAAAGCATACCTTATGCTCAAATGACCTTGGATTTGCTTCAGGAGTTTGGAATCCACATCGAAAACAGGGAGTTCAAGGAATTTGTAATTCCTCCTTTTAACCCATCCCTTACGCAGGACATTCATATCCATGCAGAAGGTGATTGGAGTGGTGCTGCTTTTCATGTGGTGGGAGCCGCAATTTCGGGCAAAGTGAAATTACTGGGCTTGGATATAAACTCTTCTCAAGCTGATATGCAAATCATACATGCCATAGACAAGGCGGGGGCGCGTTGGTCCTGGAATCAGGAAGAAAAGTCAATTACCGTGGAGAAAAACCAACTCAATGCATTTGAGTTTGATGCAACCCATTGTCCAGATCTTTTCCCTCCGTTGGCCGTTTTGGCTGCAAATTGCAAAGGAACCTCTGTAATTCACGGAACACATCGTTTAACGCACAAAGAAAGTAACCGAGCATTAACCATTCAGGAGGAACTTTCTAGGTTGGACATTGCAGTTGAACTGGAAAACAACACGATGAAAATCCATGGGTTCCCTGTTCACAGTGGTTCCATTTCCTCCAGAAACGACCATAGAATAGCCATGATGGGGGCTACTTTTGCAGCCGTTTCGAAAGCTCCGATTATCATCGAAAAACCAAGTGCCGTTCAAAAATCTTACCCTTCATTTTTTAATGACATAGAACCTATGTTCAGCAACATTTCTAACTAA
- the aroB gene encoding 3-dehydroquinate synthase yields MYNLSEITVSKAPLVTELNDLLKDKNTVALVDENVAKIYAGLFKDVWNKIILIRAGEGAKSLVYTEIVIQQLLELNIDRSSNLIAVGGGVTCDLTGFIASTIFRGINFSFIPTTLLAQVDAAIGGKNGVNFNGYKNVIGTLQHPDLIHININFLNTLSDIEFTSGMAEVIKHACIHSFGYFEFLKRNAAEIKEKNPEILLEMVRQSVEIKAQIVAKDPKEIGGRKILNYGHTYGHAIETHLNIPHGFAVSMGIIVANELAEKQTALSEKEQLEIKNLLRQFGLPTDLSSLEFNALKNKISKDKKRIQSKIDFILLEEIGSPKIKAIDLCDLP; encoded by the coding sequence ATGTATAATCTATCCGAAATAACGGTTTCTAAAGCCCCATTGGTAACAGAACTAAATGATCTTTTAAAAGACAAAAACACGGTAGCCTTGGTGGATGAAAATGTTGCCAAAATCTATGCTGGTCTTTTTAAAGACGTTTGGAATAAGATAATCCTGATAAGAGCAGGTGAAGGCGCTAAATCGCTGGTGTATACGGAAATTGTGATACAACAATTGCTCGAGTTAAACATAGACAGGTCATCCAATTTAATTGCTGTTGGCGGTGGGGTAACCTGCGATTTAACAGGGTTTATCGCAAGTACCATTTTCAGGGGGATAAACTTTTCTTTTATCCCCACTACCCTTCTTGCGCAAGTGGATGCGGCAATTGGCGGTAAAAATGGTGTGAATTTTAACGGGTACAAAAATGTTATTGGAACCCTTCAGCACCCCGATTTAATTCATATAAACATCAACTTTCTTAATACTCTCTCAGATATAGAGTTCACAAGCGGCATGGCGGAAGTTATAAAGCATGCTTGCATCCATTCTTTTGGGTACTTCGAATTTCTAAAGCGAAATGCAGCCGAAATAAAAGAGAAAAACCCAGAGATTTTACTGGAGATGGTTCGACAATCAGTTGAAATCAAAGCCCAAATTGTGGCAAAAGATCCCAAAGAAATTGGTGGAAGAAAAATTTTGAATTACGGACATACCTATGGGCACGCCATAGAAACCCATTTAAATATCCCACATGGTTTTGCGGTAAGTATGGGGATTATTGTAGCAAATGAACTGGCTGAAAAACAAACGGCTTTATCTGAAAAGGAACAACTAGAAATTAAAAACTTACTCAGACAATTTGGATTACCTACAGACCTCAGCTCATTAGAATTTAATGCATTAAAAAACAAAATTTCAAAAGACAAAAAGCGCATCCAATCTAAAATCGACTTTATACTGCTCGAAGAAATTGGTTCGCCAAAAATTAAAGCCATAGACCTATGCGACCTACCCTAA
- a CDS encoding DNA topoisomerase 3: MKVCIAEKPSVAKEIAKVIGADRRMDGYFEGNGYQVTWTFGHFCTLLNPEEYFPQWKRWDIYQLPMLPKRFETRVMDDRGVKKQFKIIETLLQKAQLVINCGDAGQEGELIQRWVIKHANYTGEVQRLWISSLTTEAIKEGFEKLKPATEFDNLFYAGSSRAIGDWLLGMNATRLYTLKYGGYKQLLSIGRVQTPTLAMLVQRHQEIQNFKPEPYWELQTKYREAIFNHTEGKFHQKEEGEKLLNLVKGKDLEIQDIERKDGKEYAPKLFDLTSLQVHCNNKFGFTAEHTLKLVQKLYEMKVVTYPRVDTTFLPNDMYPKIPGILKGLKQYDQLTSPLLSKKIRKPSKVFNDKKVTDHHAIIPTGEEKSLAPDQFKVYDSIVRRFLSVFYPDCKVAKTTVSAEVEKVAFVAKGKEILEPGWRVVFQKTSDEQDEETNKEDDGILPNFEKGEKGPHEPSFVEKITKAPNNYSEATLLRAMETAGKNVEDEELRELMKANGIGRPSTRASIIETLFKRKYAKRNKKQVLPTALGIQLIETIQNELLKSAELTGHWEKQLKEIEDGSYSAVDFIHNMKVMVHELVQEVKKERGKILTPPPEETEVESTSKKAGTTKKKAKKELIGFTCPKCNSGKILKGKNAYGCSNFQSGCKMVLPFKYEGKKLTENQWLRLLEKGETTSIKGFVHNGEKTEGKLRLTDQFQIELIASKDKKTDAPIAAMPSCPKCKKGTIIKGKSAYGCSEWNSGCDFRFPFDEIKKRAEGKALTRDLVLSIISS; the protein is encoded by the coding sequence ATGAAAGTCTGTATTGCCGAAAAACCAAGTGTAGCCAAGGAAATTGCCAAAGTAATTGGTGCCGATAGGCGCATGGATGGATATTTCGAAGGAAATGGATACCAGGTAACCTGGACTTTTGGCCACTTTTGCACCCTTCTCAACCCTGAGGAATATTTCCCCCAATGGAAACGCTGGGATATTTACCAACTTCCCATGCTCCCAAAACGCTTTGAAACCAGAGTAATGGACGATCGCGGGGTAAAAAAGCAATTTAAAATTATAGAAACCCTACTCCAAAAAGCACAATTGGTAATCAATTGCGGGGATGCCGGTCAGGAAGGAGAATTAATTCAGCGCTGGGTTATAAAACACGCGAATTACACTGGTGAGGTGCAACGTTTATGGATTTCCTCCCTTACAACCGAAGCTATTAAAGAGGGTTTCGAAAAGTTGAAACCCGCCACCGAGTTTGACAACCTTTTTTACGCAGGGTCTTCCCGTGCCATTGGGGACTGGCTTTTGGGTATGAATGCAACACGGCTTTACACACTTAAATACGGTGGATATAAGCAGTTGCTTTCCATTGGCCGCGTTCAAACACCAACGCTTGCCATGTTGGTGCAACGTCATCAGGAAATACAAAACTTTAAACCTGAGCCCTACTGGGAATTACAGACTAAATATCGCGAGGCGATATTTAACCATACCGAGGGTAAATTTCATCAAAAAGAAGAGGGAGAAAAACTTTTAAACCTGGTTAAAGGAAAAGACCTTGAGATTCAGGATATAGAGCGAAAAGATGGTAAAGAATATGCGCCCAAGCTTTTTGATCTTACAAGTTTACAAGTCCACTGTAATAATAAGTTTGGATTTACTGCAGAGCACACCCTAAAGTTGGTTCAAAAATTGTACGAAATGAAGGTGGTGACCTACCCTAGGGTAGATACGACTTTCCTTCCTAACGACATGTACCCCAAAATTCCAGGTATACTAAAAGGATTAAAACAATACGACCAATTAACTAGTCCACTACTCTCCAAGAAGATTCGCAAGCCAAGCAAGGTATTTAACGACAAAAAAGTAACCGACCACCATGCTATTATACCTACGGGGGAAGAAAAAAGTTTAGCTCCAGACCAATTTAAGGTGTACGACAGCATAGTACGCAGGTTTCTTTCCGTATTCTACCCAGATTGCAAAGTCGCAAAAACTACAGTTAGTGCTGAGGTTGAAAAGGTGGCTTTTGTAGCCAAGGGTAAGGAAATATTAGAACCCGGTTGGAGGGTAGTTTTTCAGAAAACCTCGGACGAACAGGACGAAGAAACCAACAAAGAAGACGACGGAATACTTCCCAATTTTGAAAAAGGGGAAAAAGGTCCACACGAACCTAGCTTTGTGGAGAAAATAACCAAGGCCCCAAACAATTATTCTGAAGCTACCCTGCTCAGAGCCATGGAAACGGCGGGCAAAAATGTGGAGGACGAAGAATTAAGGGAATTGATGAAAGCAAACGGCATTGGCCGACCATCCACACGTGCAAGCATCATTGAGACCCTGTTTAAGAGGAAATACGCCAAAAGAAATAAAAAGCAGGTGCTACCAACGGCCTTGGGAATTCAGCTAATTGAAACCATTCAAAACGAATTATTGAAATCGGCCGAGTTAACAGGCCATTGGGAGAAACAACTCAAGGAGATTGAAGATGGGTCTTACTCCGCCGTGGATTTTATCCACAACATGAAAGTTATGGTTCACGAATTGGTTCAAGAGGTTAAAAAAGAACGCGGAAAAATCCTCACTCCACCCCCTGAAGAAACCGAGGTAGAATCTACGTCCAAAAAAGCAGGCACCACTAAAAAGAAGGCAAAAAAAGAGCTAATTGGATTTACTTGTCCCAAGTGTAACTCGGGAAAAATCTTAAAGGGTAAAAACGCCTATGGTTGTAGCAATTTCCAAAGTGGTTGCAAAATGGTTTTACCCTTTAAATACGAGGGAAAAAAACTTACCGAAAATCAATGGTTACGGCTATTAGAAAAAGGAGAGACAACTAGCATTAAAGGTTTTGTGCATAACGGCGAAAAAACCGAAGGCAAGCTGAGGTTAACAGATCAATTTCAAATTGAACTTATAGCCTCCAAAGACAAAAAAACGGACGCCCCCATTGCGGCCATGCCTTCTTGCCCAAAATGCAAAAAGGGCACCATTATAAAGGGGAAGTCGGCCTATGGATGTTCGGAATGGAATTCAGGTTGCGATTTTAGATTCCCCTTTGATGAAATCAAAAAAAGAGCCGAAGGCAAAGCCCTTACAAGAGATCTGGTTCTATCTATTATTTCTAGCTAG
- a CDS encoding T9SS type A sorting domain-containing protein, with product MNKFLTFFASALVGMSLHAQQEVLTTNHWRIPVLNEKGVFYDDGSEAKGLSFDGNTLIYASNFWFSGYNQDGDRKTIYETFYPTGDAAYEKGTMNTNRFRAARSLVKVSSQEIEAHKANYSDPNYTVPFSIKFWPAQGDTSIGEMANMAPFVDFNKNGIYDPENGDYPDIVGDQIIYQIKNDNGMPAHLRMGVEKHLQIFTITPQTEEESVLENVVFVNVELYNRGMHEFDLLKSGFWMDFDIGFANDDQYGSDSTRGIAYAYNGDADDEDAWGSNPPALAVASFGCGISGNVSLEGFSAFALDTAIHEALSAIDNGECMRKSGNGFNGDPNAPVTRYAFDGDAISGTGWTPENAGVPQGDKRSLVLLNGKSFMPGEKIGFTLAIAIGKDTTFTNYLRNINVAKDNVEEALALLESKYGDHPLLASSKQCGNIQDDESCATTTEISDYESDIQVGLYPNPVSNELNITSGQIIKTAAVWSTDGKRVFEGSVNKKDFKIDLSGLDRGMYILELTNKAGTRVRESFLKQ from the coding sequence ATGAATAAGTTTCTTACTTTTTTTGCAAGTGCCCTAGTAGGCATGAGTTTGCACGCTCAGCAGGAGGTTTTAACCACCAATCATTGGCGAATCCCAGTTTTAAATGAGAAGGGAGTTTTTTATGATGATGGTAGTGAGGCTAAAGGATTGAGTTTCGATGGCAACACGCTGATCTATGCTAGTAATTTTTGGTTTTCGGGATACAATCAGGACGGTGACCGAAAAACCATCTATGAAACATTCTATCCAACAGGTGATGCTGCCTATGAAAAGGGTACAATGAACACCAATAGGTTTCGTGCAGCAAGGTCTTTGGTTAAGGTGAGTTCACAGGAAATAGAAGCCCATAAGGCAAACTATTCAGATCCCAACTACACCGTACCTTTCTCTATTAAGTTTTGGCCAGCACAAGGAGATACTAGCATTGGTGAAATGGCAAATATGGCTCCATTTGTAGATTTTAATAAAAACGGTATTTACGATCCAGAAAATGGCGATTACCCTGATATTGTTGGGGATCAGATAATTTATCAAATAAAGAACGACAATGGAATGCCTGCCCATCTTAGGATGGGTGTGGAGAAGCATTTACAGATTTTCACTATTACCCCTCAAACGGAAGAGGAAAGTGTTCTGGAAAATGTAGTTTTTGTAAATGTGGAGCTATACAACCGAGGCATGCATGAGTTTGATTTACTGAAATCTGGTTTTTGGATGGATTTTGATATTGGGTTTGCAAATGATGACCAATATGGAAGCGATTCTACCAGAGGAATTGCTTATGCATACAATGGAGATGCAGACGACGAAGATGCTTGGGGGAGTAACCCGCCTGCCCTTGCCGTTGCCTCTTTTGGGTGTGGAATTAGTGGAAATGTTTCTTTAGAAGGATTTAGCGCTTTTGCTTTGGATACTGCAATTCACGAAGCTTTAAGTGCCATAGATAATGGGGAGTGTATGCGTAAATCAGGCAACGGGTTCAACGGGGATCCTAATGCTCCAGTTACGAGATATGCCTTCGATGGAGATGCTATTTCAGGAACAGGATGGACCCCAGAAAATGCTGGTGTGCCACAGGGTGATAAACGCAGCTTGGTTTTGTTAAATGGCAAGTCTTTTATGCCAGGGGAAAAGATTGGATTTACCCTTGCAATTGCCATAGGAAAGGACACCACCTTTACTAATTACCTCAGGAACATTAATGTAGCGAAGGATAATGTAGAGGAAGCTTTGGCGCTATTGGAATCTAAGTATGGAGATCATCCACTCTTAGCGTCTAGTAAGCAATGTGGAAATATCCAGGACGACGAATCTTGCGCTACAACTACAGAAATATCTGATTATGAAAGTGATATTCAGGTTGGTTTATATCCAAACCCAGTTTCTAATGAGCTAAACATTACGTCGGGTCAGATTATTAAAACCGCCGCTGTTTGGTCAACCGATGGTAAAAGGGTTTTTGAGGGTAGCGTTAACAAGAAGGACTTTAAAATAGATTTATCCGGTTTAGACCGAGGAATGTATATACTCGAATTAACAAATAAAGCTGGAACTAGAGTTCGCGAAAGCTTTTTAAAGCAGTAG